TAGCCAAACAAAAAccctattttataaatattaagctttctcagaataaaataagaaaattggaGATTTACTAAAAAGCGAATTCCTCAATTTAATCTTTCTCTTGGTCTGTATGAACCTCAAGCGTATGAACTTCTGGAGCGTATTGCTCAAATTTGGTATAATAGATACTTTTGGACGGTTTTGAACAAAACTAAATGTAACTTACTATATAAAAAGTTAATTTGTGTGTAGTGTTGTATAACACAATTCTTGAATACCTATAGAAATATTTtgtggaccgttattaacggtgtTTGGCCTGGCATAGAACTGCCTTTTGATTTCTGAATAAATCGCAATATTTAGCCAacttcaacgaaaatttttatttagaagcattttttttatgtttttaaatacctatattttgtttttttttttttgaaaaaccaatcatttttttttaattttaaatgttgattagtattttcttaaaaatggcatttaaatggtttttttttttgaaaacacctttaataataaaattttaaatttacgatttttttcataagaatttttttaagtaaaaataataccaaaagacattttttcttgtttttcgaaATCATGTGAAGAATGCAAATTCAATTTCTAAACGAGAAGTGATCGAATCAAGGtcttttcaaatttcaatattatCATTGAGCAAAAaagaattaacaaaattttgcaaaaattgaaattgatcttGAAATAATACCTAAACCGTTTgcaatatatttgttttttttttttttttttttaagtgctcCTATACGAAAGAGAAATACGGCtatgtatttgaaaaataactaaaatttcaaacaagATGAATATAGACGAAAACCCTTAAAAAGTCGAATGTTTCTCTGAATTAAGTTTAGGTCCTAATtttcgtatgtatttttttgtcattgtaTCTTGAAGATATCTCAGTCTTTAAAATCTATTTAGTTAATGGCCAGATATAAGTTTCAAAAGTGTTCAATgaatcacagaaaaattaaacaaaaaagtctcgaaaaaatattctataggtacctaagttaaaaaaaaaaaatcatgtgtgcaattcacacgtggttgaagtgaaaccttaaaaatcttttaaaaaaatcgaaaaaatataacttacatcacttttttttatataacaacctacaataaattttataccatctgaaaacttattatttcagctcaaaatatttatatcgaccttgtctatacaacatctacaaaaagagctagaatcttttcaacccaattagttttcataaaaaaagcaaaacaatcaatctcttttctcttctaacgccattaaatacattttttaaaagacaacctataataaattttatatcattcattattatttcaccttttatatgacacttcaatcatatttctaccatgcctacaaaaaaagtaagaatttcttaaagccaaccatgtcgaaatttcaaactgagattatggtacttcctctactgctggctggtcacactggtcggcaacggatatagagcaagaaccaaaccctacttttacttttcgagaggaattttgtgtgctgagtccgaatctgaagtcaaaattttactagcacgtcacgtttttgaaataattgaatattaataggtcaaaaatgcgtgtttttgggtacatttgacatcgaattacatcaccgttaattttttttgtaaaactacttatgcaatctcaaaacgccatatcaacacgtcctaaaggtatttatattttttcaaaattatttttttttctcaaagatattgaaaaaagaaatttatgatagatatttcaaaatcttgattattttttttcaaagtaatgaatggttttttgaatcaaattccatcttgcgtcttctgatttggacttataaagagcaacatattacggaaaatatatacttttgactaaacataaaaaaaaaacccaattaaaaattagtttttgaagctttatagcaaaaatagtgatgagtatagctcaaaaactagacgtgatagaaaaaatctgtaaacagttttgaattcagcacactaaagtcaatcaaaatcaccttataaagttcttgctcccgactttttttagatttttgccgaccagtgtcatcggcaacaaatcttcacaggtgttttgaggtatttttcaagtttttcaattaaagattatataacttgtagagcacgtaccgttatgtgtgatatattaaatgaaaggtaatattatcagcatgtgtattaaagttaaataaatttgttatgtgctctagatcaaaagatataacgtgttttaaaatagaacatcttttcaccgttatctcagagttttgaatatgaaattgcacaatcataattaattaaattacctatctactgtataaatttcattcatctatctattaaaataaaatagttatgatcaattgatttttcgtgtcgctttttcggttcatcttgtttcaactcactacgatactaaagaagttttcacttcaaaacaTTAATCTTAAGTGCCTTTGACGGGGTCTTCAAGATTGAGgtcttaataaataataatttaaaataaaagctttAATCTATAAAGTATTTTAGACATGGTTAAAATGTTATCATAGAAACAATATCttagtataaaaaaatgttaaatttcgTATCTATCACACTTTCCCcagtaggaaaaaaaaaaattaaagcaaaacaTATCACCACTTCGTATTTACCTTTATAGTATCTACAGAGACAAGATActcttttttgttcatattatttatatataaaaaataaacgcGACTTGAGAGAGTTTATTatactaagaaaaaaatagctCACACGCCCGACTGGATATGATGGAGTTTAAAATTTCTCCGAAATACTATAAATTCGTTTCACGTGCTCATCGTTATCACTGCTACAGCTGTAATCGCCTTCATCGGcgtcatcatcatcttcttcgTCATCACTCGATGACAAATATTCCTCATTACTTTCGCAAAAATTTAGTCTCGCACTGCGTGGCTCATTGAGCGATGATGACTTCTTTCCGCTAAATATTGCCCTTTTCAAATCCAAGACTAAAggagctgctgctgctgttggcGGAACAATATCAAAAGTTGCTGCTGGAGCAGTAGTTCCTACTACACCAGGTGATGCTCCAACAAGGACACTACCCAATTCGGGAAAGATTCGATTATCTGACAAAGATGATGAAAATTTCGTCAggaattttgttgtatttttatgCTTTTGTTGTTGCAAGTAATAATAGTCACGTGGAAGTGAAGAGAAATTCGTTGTATTGTTCGATGATGGTGGGAGTACTGTAGGATTTGTGATGGTATGtccttgttgttgttgatgtggCAACGAGGCCGAGGATGACAATATCGAATGATTCTGATGGTTTGGcagtaatttttgttgttgttgtctctGATGATAGTTATTACTTATTTCGTAACGTTGATCAATTGAGGATTCAGGAAATCGACCGAAATGCCTTGATTTCGGTGATTTTATAGAAATGTCAATATTATTACAGACAGTTAGACTACTGCCACCAACACTATCGCCGATTATCGGCGACGCTGATAAACTCGATGTCGGACTTGTCGGTTGGAGAGCGCGAAttttttcttcagttatttGACGACGATAGGATTCGATTCGATCGGACGTTGCTGGTTGTGTACTATGCATGCatccttgaaaaaaatccaatgctTCGTATAGGATAAAACATAGTCCCAGGACAATGAATGTCTCCATCATAAGAATTTCggcattatttataaaaaaaaaactacaagtttttttttcaaaatgaaaaaattataaattagaaaatcaaaataaaaaaaaagattcaaacGAAATGTTGGTGTAGGTATATTGAATTAATTTGTAAAGTTGTGTCCTgaaataagaaaagaaagaagaaaaatacaaGTTGATTGGGGGTTGGAATGATTAAGATTTTTTGGAACCACACGAATTCTGCCTTCAAGATCCATTCTCTGATAtgcttctttcaaaaactttgttttaacaTTTAGATTCCTTGATCAAACACAATAAAGAACAACTCTTTCTGAAActtaagatgaaaaaaataatatttaaaagaataaaattaagttcCCAACTATATTGGACtttattggtgaaaaaataacttaaaactaGCTTAAAACCTATTGAgaatttcttcaaaactcaTTGAAATtaagattttctcaaaaattcgTTAGAACTAAATGAAAGTTTTGAAACcttaatgaaatttgttttgacaaaaattaaaatttttcaaaacacagTTGAGAGTTCTTCAAAAACTTGTTGagaattagttaaaaaaaataccttcctTACAACTCATTTGAAACTTTGAATTTTTGGGAATTTCGTTTATAGCGAGAACTCATAATcctcaaaattttttgagaacttatcaaaaactaaataaaaactcgttcagaaatttaaaacataaaattttgttaggaataagttaaaaaataactcaaaactAGCCTAAAACTTATCGATAATTAATTCTTACGTTGAAATTAAGAGTTTCTTTAAGCTTCGTTAAAACtaaatgaatggttttttatgacttttttgtaacttttaaaaCAACGAGAACTCAAATTCCTCAAAACAATGTTgaaaattcatgaaaaaaacaagttcaaaacacatttaaaagttaatattttaaattcattaaaaaaataa
This DNA window, taken from Episyrphus balteatus chromosome 2, idEpiBalt1.1, whole genome shotgun sequence, encodes the following:
- the LOC129908341 gene encoding uncharacterized protein LOC129908341 — protein: MMETFIVLGLCFILYEALDFFQGCMHSTQPATSDRIESYRRQITEEKIRALQPTSPTSSLSASPIIGDSVGGSSLTVCNNIDISIKSPKSRHFGRFPESSIDQRYEISNNYHQRQQQQKLLPNHQNHSILSSSASLPHQQQQGHTITNPTVLPPSSNNTTNFSSLPRDYYYLQQQKHKNTTKFLTKFSSSLSDNRIFPELGSVLVGASPGVVGTTAPAATFDIVPPTAAAAPLVLDLKRAIFSGKKSSSLNEPRSARLNFCESNEEYLSSSDDEEDDDDADEGDYSCSSDNDEHVKRIYSISEKF